The genomic DNA CGTGCCCCCGTCGGCGGGACGGCCCTTGGGGGCCCGGCCGTAGGTGAGGACGGCCGGGCCGTATCGGCCGTCTCCGGCCGCCGGGCCCCCGCCGTGTCGTTCGGCAGCACGTCTGCCCGCCGTACGAGGCTGTCAGCGCACCGTACGCACCGGCAGGATCGCCAGCGCGCCGCCGAGGCACACCAGTGAGGAAGTGATCAGCAGGATCGAGTAGTTGTGGCCGCCGCCGAGAGAGATGAGCAGCGCTCCGAGTGCGGGGGCGAAGATCTGCGGGGCCGACATCGCGATGTTGAAGATGCCGAGGTCCTTGGAGGGGTTCTCCGGATCCGGCAGCACGTCGATGACCAGCGCGAGATCGACGCCGAGGTAGACGCCGAAGCCCAGGCCCAGGACGATCTCCGCGCCGTAGAACATGGCAATGGTGTCGGACCGGCTGAGGATCAGCATGCCGAGGCCGAACAGCACCGCGGCGACCGCGATGAACGGCTTGCGGCGTCCGAAGCGGTCCGAGAGCCAGCCCGCAGACTGAGCGGAACCCATCACGCACACCCCGTAGATGAGGACGCCGGTGGCGAGCGTCTCGGTCGCCTCGGCGGCGGTGAGCCGCATCTCGTGCTGAAGGTAGATGAGGCGGAAGGTGGTGAACATCCAGTTGGCAAGGGTCAGCAGGAAGCGTGAGAGCCAGGCCCAGGCGAAGTCCGGGTGTTGCCTGGGGTTGACCCAGTACGTGCGCAGGACGGCCTTGAACCCCTCCCGCGCGGGCTTCTGGTCCAGCGGCTTGTCCGGCAGGACCAGGACGTAGCCGATCACCAGAAGAACGCCGATGACGCTGGGGACCAGGAAGAGCAGCAGCATCTGGTCGGTGAAGGACTTGGCGATCCAGGTGCCCGCGGTGGGGGCCAGGTTCTGCATGATGCCGAGCAGCCCGCTGATCTTGCCGCGCTTGC from Streptomyces sp. NBC_01707 includes the following:
- a CDS encoding MFS transporter — its product is MTTDTLRSAPDAPPPGETVATLQVDPRPRLVVGMAAGQLGLFLALLTPILVSLQLKVQSIVPEDDQVTSLGIVTTTGSVAAMLANPFFGRLSDRTTSRFGRRRPWLVLGMMGLLLGLVIIATASSVAVITVGFVIASASANAALAAFVATVADNVPERKRGKISGLLGIMQNLAPTAGTWIAKSFTDQMLLLFLVPSVIGVLLVIGYVLVLPDKPLDQKPAREGFKAVLRTYWVNPRQHPDFAWAWLSRFLLTLANWMFTTFRLIYLQHEMRLTAAEATETLATGVLIYGVCVMGSAQSAGWLSDRFGRRKPFIAVAAVLFGLGMLILSRSDTIAMFYGAEIVLGLGFGVYLGVDLALVIDVLPDPENPSKDLGIFNIAMSAPQIFAPALGALLISLGGGHNYSILLITSSLVCLGGALAILPVRTVR